The Oscillospiraceae bacterium genome has a segment encoding these proteins:
- a CDS encoding glycoside hydrolase family 3 C-terminal domain-containing protein, translating into MTNWGYKAVRKVLQTFGGAELAQQQSGRITGEPGNPEVAALARRAGAESCVLLKNNNHTLPLDLSAPVALFGRVQKNYFYVGNGSGGDVSAPYSINLVQGLVNAGVQLDSTVLAAYESWCTASVNDPDPGFWGHWPRYYAEMPVKQDWVQAAAKRCQTAVVVIGRSAGEDRENTLKKGSFYLTNKEKAMLDAVTTAFQKVVLVLNIGSIMDFAEIDAYGDKISAILLAWQLGMESGNAVADVLTGQVNPSGHLTDTIAKTYADYPAQNFGNKAENRYTEDIFVGYRYFETFAPERVLYPFGYGLSYTDFACKVKKTEIKDQTVTVQVQVENTGALPGKQVVQLYACCPCGTLGKAAKVLIAFGKTEELAPGKHQSLTLTAPYRHFASFDDSGAAGHKNAWLLEAGDYTFCLGTDVRSAVPCADLHLADTLVLEQCCQLLAPPADSGFDRLTATEQNGKVTRSYAPVPTATVDLKQEILDHLPPALPVTGNKGFVLADVAEGSVSLDDFVAQLSTTEMELLSRGEGMMDSPLGASGNAGAMAGVSDSLRQKGIPPVITTDGPSGIRLRATCSLLPSGTALACSWNLPLVQDLYAAMGREMVDKGTDVLLAPGMNIHRNPLCGRNFEYFSEDPLVTGKLAAAVVQGLQSAPVSACPKHFACNNQEYNRNHNNSVVSARALREIYLRGFEICIKEAHPKNLMTSYNKINGVWSHYNYQLCTALLREEWGYTGNVMTDWWMRYAPSPEFPELRDNGYRVRAQVDVLMPGAKTAISKSAPNDGSLLATLGKPDGITLGELQRTAKNVLRMTLRTKFAGQYKD; encoded by the coding sequence ATGACCAACTGGGGATATAAGGCGGTGCGCAAAGTGCTGCAAACCTTTGGCGGGGCGGAGCTGGCACAGCAGCAAAGCGGACGGATCACCGGTGAACCGGGCAATCCGGAGGTGGCGGCGCTGGCCAGACGAGCCGGTGCGGAAAGCTGCGTGCTGCTGAAGAACAACAACCACACTTTGCCCCTGGATCTGTCTGCGCCGGTGGCGCTGTTTGGCCGGGTGCAGAAGAACTATTTTTATGTAGGCAACGGCAGCGGCGGCGATGTTTCCGCCCCGTACAGTATCAACCTGGTGCAAGGGCTGGTAAACGCCGGTGTGCAGCTGGACAGCACCGTACTGGCCGCCTATGAAAGCTGGTGCACCGCCTCTGTCAACGACCCGGACCCGGGATTTTGGGGGCACTGGCCCCGCTATTATGCAGAAATGCCGGTGAAGCAAGACTGGGTACAGGCGGCTGCTAAGCGGTGCCAAACCGCCGTGGTGGTGATTGGCCGCAGCGCCGGTGAGGACCGGGAAAACACGCTGAAAAAAGGCAGTTTTTACCTGACGAATAAAGAAAAGGCCATGCTGGACGCAGTGACCACCGCCTTTCAAAAAGTGGTGCTGGTACTGAATATCGGCAGCATTATGGACTTTGCGGAAATCGACGCCTACGGCGACAAGATCAGCGCCATTTTGCTGGCCTGGCAGCTGGGCATGGAAAGCGGTAACGCGGTAGCGGATGTGCTCACCGGGCAGGTGAACCCAAGCGGCCACCTGACGGACACCATCGCCAAAACCTACGCCGACTACCCGGCACAGAACTTTGGCAACAAAGCAGAGAACCGCTATACAGAAGATATTTTTGTGGGCTATCGGTACTTTGAGACCTTTGCGCCGGAGCGGGTGCTGTACCCCTTTGGTTATGGTCTGTCTTACACGGACTTTGCCTGTAAGGTGAAAAAAACAGAGATCAAGGACCAAACGGTCACCGTGCAGGTGCAGGTGGAGAACACCGGCGCCCTGCCCGGCAAACAGGTGGTACAACTGTACGCCTGCTGTCCCTGCGGTACACTGGGCAAGGCCGCCAAGGTGCTCATCGCCTTTGGCAAAACGGAGGAACTGGCCCCCGGCAAGCACCAAAGCCTGACCCTCACCGCCCCTTATCGGCACTTTGCCAGCTTTGACGACAGCGGCGCTGCCGGGCACAAAAACGCCTGGTTGCTGGAAGCGGGGGACTACACTTTTTGCCTAGGTACAGATGTGCGCAGCGCTGTCCCCTGCGCTGACCTGCACCTGGCGGACACGCTGGTGCTGGAGCAGTGCTGCCAGTTGCTGGCGCCCCCGGCGGACAGCGGCTTTGACCGACTCACCGCCACAGAACAAAACGGCAAAGTGACCCGGTCCTACGCTCCGGTGCCCACCGCCACCGTAGACTTAAAGCAGGAGATCCTGGATCATCTGCCCCCTGCCCTGCCGGTCACCGGCAACAAGGGCTTTGTGCTGGCAGATGTGGCCGAGGGCAGCGTCAGCTTGGATGACTTTGTGGCGCAGCTGTCTACCACGGAGATGGAACTGCTCAGTCGCGGCGAGGGCATGATGGACAGCCCACTGGGTGCCTCCGGCAATGCGGGCGCCATGGCCGGGGTCAGCGACAGCCTGCGCCAAAAAGGCATACCCCCGGTAATCACCACCGACGGCCCCTCCGGAATTCGCCTGCGGGCCACCTGCTCCCTGCTGCCCAGCGGTACCGCCCTGGCTTGCAGCTGGAACCTGCCGCTGGTACAGGACCTGTACGCCGCCATGGGGCGGGAGATGGTGGACAAGGGCACCGATGTGCTACTGGCGCCGGGCATGAATATCCACCGCAATCCGCTGTGCGGGCGCAATTTTGAATACTTCTCCGAGGACCCGCTGGTCACCGGCAAGCTGGCCGCCGCGGTGGTACAGGGTCTGCAAAGCGCTCCGGTATCCGCCTGCCCCAAGCACTTTGCCTGCAACAATCAGGAATATAACCGCAACCACAACAATTCCGTAGTCAGCGCCCGCGCCCTGCGGGAGATCTATTTGCGGGGATTTGAAATCTGCATAAAAGAAGCACATCCCAAGAACCTGATGACCAGCTACAACAAGATCAACGGCGTGTGGAGCCACTACAACTACCAGCTGTGCACCGCCCTGCTGCGGGAGGAATGGGGCTACACCGGCAATGTGATGACCGACTGGTGGATGCGCTACGCCCCCTCGCCGGAGTTCCCGGAGCTGCGGGACAACGGCTACCGGGTGCGGGCACAGGTTGATGTGCTGATGCCCGGCGCCAAAACCGCCATCAGCAAGTCAGCGCCCAACGACGGCAGTCTGCTGGCGACCCTGGGCAAGCCCGACGGCATCACCTTGGGCGAGCTGCAACGCACGGCAAAGAATGTGCTACGCATGACCCTGCGCACAAAATTCGCCGGGCAGTATAAAGACTAA
- a CDS encoding glycoside-pentoside-hexuronide (GPH):cation symporter, whose amino-acid sequence MDMSTNKQLRPFGMRDKIGYAFGDFGCNMSFAFINSYLMLFYVTCMKIDPKHFAILILLGKIFDAINDPIIGGLCDATKPGKDGKFKPWIKWASPVLLLSSIALFIYAPSAPYGVKIAMCLGIYCLWSVAYTSVNVPYGSMQSCITNDPAGRSSLSQWRSIGAMCAQIPIMILLPLLVYDKNDNPRGELFIIFVGVMGAIGLVSFYLLRRMTTERIAAAQPLEKQKFNYFATLGSFFKNKPMMGVTISTVAYLALMMTVTTSMPYIFMCYFQNTKLITIATMLAGCPVALGILLVKPMLKKFTKKQLCTYPFVLSAISAGVAAFVRIRNPYVWIVLVAIAMFGSAFYLTLMWALVADCIDYQERRTGRREESSIYATYSLFRKIAQGVGAAVVSWAIGMTGYDQKLGALEQAAGVPEKIYFVTAFLPFIGALISLISMHFLYNLDDNAQEKVK is encoded by the coding sequence ATGGATATGAGCACCAACAAACAACTGCGCCCCTTTGGTATGCGCGATAAGATCGGCTATGCCTTTGGCGACTTTGGATGCAATATGAGCTTTGCATTCATTAACAGCTACCTGATGCTGTTCTATGTCACCTGTATGAAGATTGATCCCAAGCACTTTGCCATTCTCATTCTGCTGGGCAAAATTTTTGACGCCATCAACGACCCCATTATCGGCGGTCTGTGCGATGCCACCAAACCCGGCAAGGACGGTAAATTTAAGCCCTGGATCAAGTGGGCCAGCCCGGTGCTGCTGCTGTCCAGTATCGCCCTGTTCATTTATGCACCCAGTGCACCCTACGGGGTAAAGATCGCCATGTGCCTGGGCATTTACTGCCTGTGGAGCGTGGCGTACACCAGCGTGAATGTGCCCTACGGCTCCATGCAAAGCTGCATTACCAACGACCCGGCGGGCCGCTCCTCCCTGTCCCAGTGGCGGAGTATCGGCGCTATGTGTGCCCAGATTCCCATTATGATCCTGCTGCCCCTGCTGGTATATGACAAGAACGACAATCCCCGCGGTGAGCTGTTCATCATCTTTGTGGGCGTGATGGGTGCCATCGGTTTGGTATCCTTCTACCTGCTGCGGCGCATGACCACCGAGCGCATTGCCGCTGCACAGCCCCTGGAGAAACAGAAGTTCAACTATTTTGCCACTCTTGGCTCTTTCTTTAAGAACAAACCCATGATGGGCGTGACCATCAGCACCGTGGCATACCTGGCGCTGATGATGACGGTGACCACCTCCATGCCCTATATCTTTATGTGTTATTTCCAGAACACCAAGCTGATCACCATTGCTACCATGCTGGCCGGATGTCCGGTGGCGCTGGGCATTTTGCTGGTAAAGCCCATGCTCAAGAAATTCACCAAAAAGCAATTGTGCACCTATCCCTTTGTCCTGTCGGCCATCTCTGCCGGCGTGGCTGCCTTTGTGCGGATCCGTAACCCCTATGTTTGGATCGTACTGGTGGCCATCGCCATGTTTGGCTCTGCCTTTTACCTGACCTTGATGTGGGCGCTGGTGGCAGACTGCATCGACTACCAGGAGCGCCGAACCGGCCGCCGGGAGGAAAGCTCCATTTACGCCACCTATTCCCTGTTCCGCAAAATTGCCCAGGGTGTAGGCGCCGCCGTAGTCAGCTGGGCCATCGGTATGACCGGCTATGACCAAAAGCTGGGCGCCCTGGAGCAGGCTGCCGGTGTACCGGAGAAGATCTATTTCGTCACCGCGTTCCTGCCCTTTATTGGCGCACTGATCAGCCTGATCAGTATGCATTTCCTGTATAATCTGGACGACAACGCCCAGGAAAAAGTAAAATAA
- a CDS encoding glycoside hydrolase family 2 protein, translated as MRQIININKDWRFCKKPQSTPTALPTDWESVDLPHTWNGTDGQDGGNDYYRGKCAYAKALTADELGSAPVHYLQFDGVNSSAQVYWNGRQIAKHDGGYSTFRAKLPEILPENLLVVYADNSPNETVYPQMADFTFYGGIYRDVTVLGVEESHFDLDYYGAPGVQVVPSMQGTDATVAATAYVTAPAGCTVHFAITNRNGDPVAEADADAADAKTNIKIENAHLWHGTEDPYLYTLTVTLLQNGKAVDEIATRFGCRSFAIDPQKGFILNGKPYPLRGVSRHQDRPGIGNALTAKEHTEDMDLICELGANTIRLAHYQHSQTFYDLCDERGMVVWAEIPYISRHMPGGKANTISQMTELICQNSNHPSIVVWGLSNEITMNGASDPSLLENHRALNDLVHKMDPTRPTTIAVLSMCDPGEAYVQIADVLSYNHYFGWYGGKTEMYGPWFDKFHKKYPDRAVGMSEYGCEALNWHTSDPQQGDYTEEYQAKYHEDVIRQIAARPWMWSTHVWNMFDFAADARSEGGENGMNHKGLVTFDRQYKKDAFYAYKAWLSKEPFVHICGKRYVDRTEDVTKVTVYTNQPQVELFANGKSLGVQQKGEYPFFYFDVPNSGETTLTAKAGDCTDESHLRHVNEPNRDYVLQEEGAVINWFEIETPPGYMSINDTIGDILATTRGKLLALRIVQMVRANMKKNKGGSTGGMADMAKGMKINKSLIDMGKGFTVKRVCMMAGGLFTKEQILEINAKLNKIKKKQK; from the coding sequence ATGCGACAAATCATCAACATAAACAAAGACTGGCGCTTTTGCAAAAAGCCCCAAAGTACCCCCACAGCCCTGCCCACAGACTGGGAGTCGGTGGACCTACCCCACACCTGGAACGGCACAGACGGCCAGGACGGCGGCAACGACTATTACAGAGGCAAGTGCGCCTACGCCAAGGCACTCACCGCCGATGAACTGGGCAGCGCCCCGGTGCATTACCTGCAATTCGACGGCGTGAACAGCAGCGCCCAGGTCTACTGGAACGGTCGGCAGATTGCCAAGCATGACGGCGGCTACTCCACCTTCCGTGCCAAGCTGCCGGAAATTTTGCCGGAAAACCTGCTGGTGGTCTATGCAGACAACAGCCCCAATGAAACGGTATATCCCCAGATGGCGGATTTCACCTTCTACGGCGGCATTTACCGGGATGTAACCGTGCTGGGCGTGGAAGAGAGCCACTTTGACCTGGACTACTACGGCGCTCCCGGCGTGCAAGTGGTACCCTCCATGCAAGGCACCGACGCCACGGTGGCTGCCACGGCGTATGTGACTGCACCGGCAGGCTGCACCGTGCATTTTGCCATCACCAATAGGAACGGCGACCCGGTGGCAGAAGCCGATGCGGACGCTGCCGATGCAAAGACCAACATCAAAATAGAAAACGCCCACCTGTGGCACGGCACGGAGGACCCGTACCTGTATACCCTGACGGTCACTTTGCTGCAAAACGGCAAAGCGGTAGACGAAATTGCCACCCGCTTTGGCTGCCGCAGCTTTGCTATTGATCCGCAAAAGGGCTTTATCTTAAACGGCAAACCTTATCCCCTGCGCGGCGTCTCCCGCCACCAGGATCGGCCGGGGATCGGCAACGCCCTCACCGCCAAGGAGCACACGGAGGATATGGATCTGATCTGCGAGCTGGGCGCCAACACCATTCGCCTGGCCCATTACCAACACAGCCAGACCTTTTATGACCTGTGCGACGAGCGAGGTATGGTGGTCTGGGCAGAAATTCCCTATATCTCCCGTCACATGCCCGGGGGCAAGGCCAACACCATCAGCCAAATGACGGAGTTGATCTGCCAAAACAGCAACCACCCCAGCATTGTGGTGTGGGGTCTGTCTAACGAAATCACCATGAACGGCGCGTCGGATCCCTCCCTTTTGGAGAACCACCGGGCGCTGAACGACCTGGTGCATAAAATGGACCCCACCCGCCCCACAACCATAGCGGTGCTGAGTATGTGCGATCCCGGAGAGGCATACGTACAGATCGCCGATGTGCTGTCCTACAACCACTACTTTGGCTGGTACGGCGGCAAAACCGAGATGTACGGCCCCTGGTTTGACAAATTTCACAAGAAGTACCCGGATCGGGCGGTAGGCATGAGCGAGTACGGCTGTGAGGCGCTGAACTGGCACACCTCTGACCCCCAGCAGGGCGACTACACCGAGGAGTACCAGGCCAAGTATCACGAGGATGTAATCCGCCAAATCGCCGCGCGCCCCTGGATGTGGTCCACCCATGTGTGGAATATGTTTGACTTTGCCGCAGATGCCCGCAGCGAGGGCGGCGAGAACGGTATGAACCACAAGGGCTTGGTAACCTTTGACCGGCAGTATAAGAAAGACGCGTTCTATGCTTACAAGGCTTGGCTGTCCAAGGAGCCGTTCGTCCACATTTGCGGCAAGCGGTATGTGGACCGCACCGAGGATGTGACCAAGGTCACCGTCTACACCAACCAGCCCCAGGTAGAGCTGTTTGCCAACGGCAAGAGCCTGGGCGTGCAGCAAAAGGGAGAATATCCGTTTTTCTACTTTGATGTGCCAAACAGCGGCGAGACGACCCTGACCGCCAAGGCCGGGGACTGCACGGACGAGAGTCACCTGCGCCATGTGAATGAGCCCAACCGGGACTATGTGCTCCAAGAGGAGGGCGCCGTCATCAACTGGTTTGAGATCGAGACCCCGCCCGGCTATATGAGCATTAACGACACCATCGGCGATATTTTGGCCACCACCCGGGGCAAGCTGCTGGCCCTGCGGATCGTGCAAATGGTGCGGGCCAATATGAAGAAGAACAAGGGCGGCTCCACCGGCGGCATGGCAGATATGGCCAAGGGCATGAAAATCAACAAGAGCTTGATTGACATGGGCAAGGGCTTCACCGTCAAGCGCGTGTGCATGATGGCCGGCGGCCTGTTTACCAAGGAGCAGATCTTAGAGATCAACGCCAAGCTGAATAAAATCAAGAAAAAGCAAAAGTAA
- a CDS encoding DUF2089 domain-containing protein, with protein MNTLQFDKCPACGGVLYTAKVACENCKAEFPVTQPLSRYDTLSAPLCAFLDCFLKNQGNIKAVGEELGISYPTVKRRLDQLLNALDLTEKSQSEPVHLDPAAFGPVHQDSNIPSEIVRYKLFAAGGAVTIPLLDGKPCQIIADPEGKTFVSDKLSQKTFSMEYTVLDTIVQLLLNSKNYTAPKGNGHGKADKVGYGKCTEDTVMGAIAVKYFRKQYGESTYDPVFVLAAVLDWAGIATNQRGYLTLTPAYLEKCHL; from the coding sequence ATGAATACGTTACAGTTTGACAAATGCCCCGCTTGCGGCGGCGTGCTCTATACGGCAAAAGTGGCTTGCGAAAATTGCAAGGCGGAATTTCCGGTGACTCAACCGCTGTCGCGGTATGATACACTGTCTGCACCGCTGTGCGCATTTTTAGATTGCTTCTTAAAGAATCAGGGCAATATTAAGGCGGTAGGTGAAGAACTGGGTATTTCCTATCCCACGGTCAAGCGACGGCTGGATCAACTGTTGAACGCCTTAGACCTGACCGAAAAAAGCCAGTCGGAACCTGTGCATTTAGACCCGGCGGCATTCGGTCCTGTTCACCAAGACAGCAATATTCCGTCTGAGATCGTGCGGTACAAGCTGTTTGCAGCGGGCGGTGCGGTGACAATACCGCTGCTGGATGGAAAGCCCTGTCAAATTATTGCTGACCCGGAGGGCAAAACCTTTGTCAGCGACAAACTCAGTCAAAAAACATTCTCAATGGAATATACGGTGCTTGACACCATTGTCCAACTGCTGCTAAACAGCAAAAACTATACTGCGCCTAAAGGCAACGGTCATGGCAAAGCGGACAAGGTGGGCTATGGCAAATGCACAGAGGATACAGTAATGGGCGCCATTGCTGTAAAGTATTTTCGCAAGCAGTACGGCGAGTCCACCTATGACCCGGTATTTGTCCTGGCCGCCGTGTTGGACTGGGCAGGGATAGCGACCAACCAGCGCGGGTATTTAACCCTTACGCCGGCATATTTGGAAAAATGCCATTTATGA
- a CDS encoding metallophosphoesterase family protein produces the protein MQFKSDGTLKIMQITDMQEIPAISPDTLALLDAAVEAEHPDLVIYTGDQIKGYGVTYKGKTKKELEAAVAKTITALLEPVTRRHIPFAVTFGNHDRQVGISNADQFNDIYKSLPGCIGEQAEGIPGGGTYAVPLTASDGSGRTVMNLYLFDTGTDAKGGGYEAFDPAIIDWYRKTRDALKAETGHYVPSLVFQHIPMPEYYHVLRRVKKSEKGAIQAFRTHKNEFYKLGDTCRPGDMLEEPPSIPDINNGEFDALHEKGDILGVFVGHDHKNSFVGRYKDMDLGFTQSAGFNVYGNRTKRGVRCFVLHEDDPTHYDTYTRTYEELVGTKVHRPVFDYLSSKAPATMDAAIPMIVKTVVGLAVIVALIILLAKLL, from the coding sequence ATGCAATTCAAATCGGACGGCACCTTGAAAATCATGCAAATCACCGATATGCAAGAGATTCCGGCCATCTCACCGGACACCCTGGCACTGCTGGACGCGGCGGTGGAGGCGGAGCACCCGGATCTGGTCATCTACACCGGCGACCAAATCAAGGGCTACGGCGTGACCTACAAGGGCAAGACCAAAAAAGAGTTGGAGGCCGCTGTGGCCAAGACCATTACCGCCCTGCTGGAGCCGGTAACCCGGCGCCACATTCCCTTTGCCGTTACCTTTGGCAACCACGATCGGCAAGTGGGCATCAGCAATGCGGACCAATTTAACGACATTTACAAATCCCTGCCCGGCTGTATCGGAGAGCAAGCAGAGGGCATTCCCGGCGGCGGCACCTACGCAGTGCCCCTGACCGCCTCTGACGGCTCCGGGCGCACGGTGATGAACCTGTACCTGTTCGACACCGGCACCGACGCCAAGGGCGGCGGGTATGAGGCCTTTGATCCGGCCATTATCGACTGGTATCGCAAGACCCGGGACGCACTGAAGGCAGAAACCGGCCACTATGTGCCCTCTTTGGTATTCCAGCACATTCCCATGCCGGAGTATTACCATGTGCTGCGACGGGTGAAAAAAAGCGAGAAAGGCGCCATCCAAGCCTTCCGCACCCATAAAAACGAATTCTACAAGCTGGGCGATACCTGCCGTCCCGGCGATATGTTGGAGGAGCCGCCCTCCATTCCGGACATCAACAACGGCGAGTTTGATGCCCTGCACGAAAAGGGCGATATTCTGGGCGTGTTTGTAGGCCACGACCACAAAAACAGCTTTGTTGGCCGGTACAAGGATATGGACCTGGGCTTTACCCAGTCCGCCGGCTTTAATGTGTACGGCAACCGCACCAAGCGCGGCGTGCGCTGCTTTGTTCTGCATGAGGACGACCCCACGCATTACGACACCTACACCCGCACCTATGAAGAATTGGTGGGCACCAAGGTGCACCGCCCGGTGTTTGATTACCTGTCCAGCAAGGCTCCGGCCACCATGGACGCAGCCATTCCCATGATCGTGAAGACTGTGGTGGGGCTGGCGGTAATCGTCGCCCTGATCATTCTACTGGCCAAACTACTGTAA
- a CDS encoding GtrA family protein, which produces MNEKKKDNAFVRWTEKHAEIWKFIKFMIAGGGSSAVELVVHMVLLATVFKPFLDQPITNDALNMIGIESKGYLYTYLISTTVGYGIAFILNRKITFKADVNPTLSMILYAIMVVFTIFANGWIGSAMTTFAQGHNLTGGFWDMVIKLIGMAIPTLWTYPCNRFIIHRKKKPQTPATEKEEA; this is translated from the coding sequence ATGAACGAAAAGAAAAAAGACAACGCCTTCGTCCGCTGGACAGAGAAGCACGCAGAAATCTGGAAATTCATTAAGTTTATGATTGCCGGCGGCGGCTCCTCGGCCGTAGAGTTGGTGGTACACATGGTACTGCTGGCAACGGTGTTTAAGCCCTTTTTGGATCAGCCCATCACCAACGACGCGCTGAATATGATCGGCATTGAGTCCAAGGGCTATCTGTACACCTACCTAATCTCCACCACCGTGGGCTACGGCATCGCCTTTATCCTAAACCGAAAGATCACCTTTAAGGCAGATGTGAACCCCACACTTAGTATGATCCTCTATGCCATTATGGTGGTGTTTACCATCTTTGCCAACGGCTGGATCGGCTCTGCTATGACCACCTTTGCCCAAGGGCACAACCTAACCGGCGGCTTTTGGGACATGGTTATTAAGCTGATCGGTATGGCGATCCCCACGCTGTGGACCTATCCCTGTAACCGCTTTATCATTCACCGCAAGAAGAAACCCCAAACCCCTGCAACAGAGAAAGAAGAAGCATAA